A genomic stretch from Streptomyces venezuelae ATCC 10712 includes:
- a CDS encoding 3-hydroxybutyryl-CoA dehydrogenase, protein MSATDIRRVGIVGGGQMGAGIAEVCARAGLDTLLCEANGPAATAARERIAVSLERAVQRGKLDRPSAEAALDRITTTAELTDLADRQLVVEAVTEDGDVKTALFAALDKIVEDPAAILATNTSSLPVMRLGMTTGRADRVVGLHFFNPVPVLPLVEVVTTLHTAAQVTADVTEFATDTLGKTVIQSRDRAGFVVNALLVPYLLSAIRMTESGFATATDVDRGMELGCAHPMGPLKLADLIGLDTVASIAESLYDEFKEPLYAPPPLLMRMVEAGLLGRKAGRGFHTYDREERPGSPG, encoded by the coding sequence ATGAGCGCCACCGACATCCGCCGCGTGGGGATCGTCGGTGGCGGCCAGATGGGCGCCGGCATCGCCGAGGTGTGCGCGCGAGCCGGTCTCGACACGCTGCTCTGCGAAGCGAACGGTCCCGCCGCCACCGCCGCCCGCGAGCGGATCGCCGTCTCCCTCGAACGCGCCGTCCAGCGCGGCAAGCTCGACCGTCCCTCGGCCGAAGCCGCCCTCGACCGGATCACGACCACGGCGGAACTCACCGATCTGGCCGACCGGCAACTCGTCGTCGAAGCCGTCACGGAGGACGGCGACGTCAAGACGGCGCTGTTCGCGGCCCTCGACAAGATCGTGGAGGATCCGGCCGCGATCCTGGCCACGAACACCTCCTCCCTCCCCGTGATGCGCCTGGGCATGACCACCGGCCGGGCCGACCGGGTCGTCGGGCTGCACTTCTTCAACCCCGTACCCGTACTCCCTCTCGTCGAGGTCGTCACCACCCTGCACACCGCCGCGCAGGTGACCGCCGACGTGACGGAGTTCGCCACCGACACCCTCGGCAAGACCGTCATCCAGTCGCGCGACCGGGCCGGCTTCGTGGTCAACGCCCTGCTCGTGCCTTATCTGCTCTCCGCGATCCGGATGACCGAGTCCGGTTTCGCGACCGCCACGGACGTGGACCGCGGGATGGAACTCGGCTGCGCCCACCCGATGGGACCCCTCAAGCTCGCCGACCTGATCGGCCTCGACACGGTCGCGTCCATCGCCGAGTCGCTGTACGACGAGTTCAAGGAACCCCTGTACGCGCCGCCGCCCCTGCTCATGCGCAT
- the aceB gene encoding malate synthase A, translated as MTTSAPTRQVRVLAAPGDRHDEILTPDALDFVGRLAAAFGERRRWVLKERRRQAIRLATGSPLDFPVATSGVRADRAWRVAPPAPGLTDRRVEITGPPERRMAVNALNSGARVWMADFEDATAPTWDNVIGGQLVLLDAIERRIDFTTPEGKEYRLGEHLATIMVRPRGWHLDEEHLEFDGRPVPASLVDFGLYFFHCAQRQIDAGHGPYFYLPKLENHYEARLWNDVFLLAQELLGIPRGTVRATVLIETITAAFQMEEILHELREHSAGLNAGRWDYLFSLIKTFGHRTDFLLPDRAKVTMTAPFMRAYTELLVRTCHRRGAHAIGGMAAQVPSKDPAAHEAALAKVRLDKEREAEDGFDGSWVAHPGLVPVCREVFDGVLGDLPEQIHRTRDDVETTAADLLSVRRISGPPTAEGVRTNIAVSLRYFDAWLRGQGAVAIDGLMEDAATAEIARVQIWQWLRHRVIDRESVLLVLDEELARLGAEYPWAALDEIRELFERTALAAELPLFFTPEAYTRHLVRTSTKEVTA; from the coding sequence ATGACCACCAGCGCCCCGACCCGTCAGGTCCGTGTCCTGGCCGCCCCCGGCGACCGCCACGACGAGATCCTCACCCCCGACGCCCTCGACTTCGTCGGCAGGCTGGCCGCCGCCTTCGGCGAGCGCCGCCGGTGGGTCCTGAAGGAGCGCCGCCGCCAGGCCATCCGGCTCGCCACCGGCTCCCCGCTCGACTTCCCCGTCGCCACCTCGGGCGTCCGCGCGGACCGCGCCTGGCGGGTGGCCCCGCCCGCGCCGGGCCTGACCGACCGCAGGGTCGAGATCACCGGCCCGCCCGAGCGCCGGATGGCGGTGAACGCGCTCAACTCCGGAGCGCGCGTGTGGATGGCGGACTTCGAGGACGCCACCGCGCCCACCTGGGACAACGTCATCGGCGGGCAGCTGGTCCTGCTCGACGCGATCGAACGGCGCATCGACTTCACCACGCCCGAGGGCAAGGAGTACCGCCTCGGGGAGCACCTCGCCACGATCATGGTCCGGCCGCGCGGCTGGCACCTCGACGAGGAACACCTGGAGTTCGACGGCCGCCCGGTCCCGGCCTCGCTGGTGGACTTCGGCCTGTACTTCTTCCACTGCGCGCAGCGGCAGATCGACGCCGGACACGGCCCGTACTTCTACCTCCCCAAGCTGGAGAACCACTACGAGGCCCGACTGTGGAACGACGTGTTCCTCCTCGCCCAGGAGCTCCTGGGCATCCCCCGGGGCACCGTCCGCGCCACCGTCCTGATCGAGACGATCACCGCGGCCTTCCAGATGGAGGAGATTCTCCACGAGTTGCGCGAGCACAGCGCGGGTCTCAACGCCGGCCGCTGGGACTACCTCTTCAGCTTGATCAAGACCTTCGGCCACCGCACCGACTTCCTCCTGCCCGACCGGGCGAAGGTCACCATGACCGCGCCCTTCATGCGGGCGTACACCGAACTCCTGGTCCGCACCTGCCACCGGCGGGGAGCGCACGCCATCGGCGGCATGGCCGCCCAGGTCCCCAGCAAGGACCCGGCCGCGCACGAGGCGGCTCTGGCCAAGGTGCGGCTCGACAAGGAGCGGGAGGCCGAGGACGGCTTCGACGGCTCCTGGGTCGCCCACCCGGGCCTCGTCCCCGTGTGTCGGGAGGTCTTCGACGGTGTCCTGGGCGACCTTCCGGAGCAGATCCACCGGACGCGTGACGACGTGGAGACCACGGCGGCGGACCTGCTCTCCGTCCGCCGGATCAGCGGCCCGCCCACGGCCGAGGGGGTGCGCACCAACATCGCCGTGTCCCTGCGCTACTTCGACGCCTGGCTGCGCGGTCAGGGGGCCGTGGCCATCGACGGTCTGATGGAGGACGCCGCTACCGCCGAGATCGCCCGCGTCCAGATCTGGCAGTGGCTGCGCCACCGGGTGATCGACCGGGAATCCGTGCTCCTGGTCCTCGACGAGGAGCTGGCACGACTCGGAGCGGAGTACCCGTGGGCCGCGCTCGACGAGATCCGCGAACTCTTCGAGCGGACGGCGCTCGCCGCCGAACTGCCCCTTTTCTTCACCCCCGAGGCCTACACACGCCATCTCGTCCGGACCTCCACCAAGGAAGTGACGGCATGA
- the aceA gene encoding isocitrate lyase, whose amino-acid sequence MAGTNTTTAAAADLAARWATDPRWDGIERTYTAEDVVRLSGNVREEHTLARRGAERLWRQLHDLDYVHALGALTGGQAVQQVRAGLQAIYLSGWQVAADANQAGHTYPDQSLYPVNSVPQVVRRINNALLRADQIATAEGGTDTTDWLAPIVADAEAGFGGPLNAFELTKAMIAAGAAGIHYEDQLASEKKCGHLGGKVLVPTAQHIRTLNAARLAADIADTPTLIIARTDALAATLLTSDIDERDAPFVTGERTAEGLYHVQNGMGPVIARGLAYAPYADLIWVETGTPDLAQAREFAEAIHAQYPDQMLAYNCSPSFNWKAALDDDQIAKFQRELGAMGYKFQFITLAGFHSLNHGMFDLARGYAEHGMTAYVDLQEREFAAQAQGFTAVKHQREVGTGYFDLVSTAVNPASSTTALAGSTEEEQFH is encoded by the coding sequence ATGGCAGGCACGAACACGACGACGGCGGCCGCGGCGGACCTGGCCGCGCGCTGGGCGACGGACCCCCGCTGGGACGGGATTGAGCGCACGTACACCGCGGAGGACGTCGTACGCCTCTCGGGCAACGTCCGCGAGGAGCACACCCTGGCCCGGCGCGGCGCCGAGCGGCTGTGGCGTCAGCTGCACGACCTGGACTACGTCCACGCGCTCGGCGCGCTGACCGGCGGGCAGGCCGTGCAGCAGGTCAGGGCCGGCCTCCAGGCGATCTACCTGTCGGGCTGGCAGGTCGCCGCCGACGCCAACCAGGCCGGGCACACGTACCCCGACCAGAGCCTCTACCCGGTCAACTCCGTCCCGCAGGTGGTCCGCCGGATCAATAACGCGCTGCTGCGCGCCGACCAGATCGCCACCGCCGAGGGCGGCACCGACACCACGGACTGGCTCGCGCCGATCGTCGCCGACGCCGAGGCCGGATTCGGCGGCCCGCTCAACGCCTTCGAGCTCACCAAGGCCATGATCGCGGCCGGCGCCGCCGGCATCCACTACGAGGACCAGCTCGCCTCCGAGAAGAAGTGCGGCCACCTCGGCGGCAAGGTCCTCGTCCCCACCGCCCAGCACATCCGCACCCTCAACGCGGCCCGCCTCGCCGCCGACATCGCCGACACCCCGACCCTGATCATCGCCCGCACCGACGCGCTGGCCGCCACCCTGCTCACCAGTGACATCGACGAGCGCGACGCACCCTTCGTCACCGGCGAGCGCACCGCCGAGGGCTTATACCACGTCCAGAACGGCATGGGCCCCGTCATCGCCCGCGGCCTCGCCTACGCCCCGTACGCCGACCTCATCTGGGTCGAGACAGGCACCCCCGACCTGGCGCAGGCCCGGGAGTTCGCCGAGGCGATCCACGCCCAGTACCCGGACCAGATGCTCGCGTACAACTGCTCGCCGTCCTTCAACTGGAAGGCCGCCCTCGACGACGACCAGATCGCCAAGTTCCAGCGCGAACTCGGCGCCATGGGCTACAAGTTCCAGTTCATCACCCTGGCCGGCTTCCACTCCCTCAACCACGGCATGTTCGACCTCGCCCGCGGCTACGCCGAGCACGGCATGACGGCCTACGTCGACCTCCAGGAGCGGGAGTTCGCCGCGCAGGCACAGGGCTTCACCGCCGTCAAGCACCAGCGCGAGGTCGGCACCGGCTACTTCGACCTGGTGTCCACCGCGGTCAACCCGGCCTCCTCGACGACCGCGCTCGCCGGCTCCACCGAGGAAGAGCAGTTCCACTAA